From the genome of Psychroserpens ponticola, one region includes:
- a CDS encoding glycosyltransferase — protein MQKQLLIIGFVWPEPNSSAAGSRMMQLISCFKSEGYSITFASACAKTTNAFDLTSFGIDQVSIELNHSSFDEFILKIQPDIVLFDRFMTEEQYGWRVSEHCPEALRILDTEDLHCLRKGRQQAFKDQNTFDTSYVFNDVAKREIASIYRCDLSLIISEAEIDLLTQVFKVNDSLLHYLPFLLDPLSEVAKLGFPEFKERDHFVTIGNFLHPPNYQSVVYLKEHIWPAIRQQLPNAELHIYGAYASQKVTQLHNEKHGFLIKGYTEIVSEVIQKAKVCLAPLQFGAGLKGKLIDAMQSGTPCVMSSIAAEGMFGNHEANGFITDNETEFVNSAIALHTNESIWNQTQEHGFKVINTRFQRSEFQANFIQLIHDLKSVLITHRRENFIGQMLQHHNLQSTKFMSKWIEEKNKDK, from the coding sequence GTGCAAAAGCAACTTCTTATTATAGGTTTTGTTTGGCCAGAACCCAATAGTTCTGCAGCTGGAAGCAGAATGATGCAGTTAATTTCCTGTTTTAAATCTGAAGGATATTCTATCACATTTGCCAGTGCTTGTGCTAAAACAACAAATGCTTTTGATTTAACCTCTTTTGGAATTGACCAAGTTAGCATTGAACTCAATCATTCTAGTTTTGATGAATTTATTTTAAAAATTCAACCAGATATTGTACTGTTTGATCGTTTTATGACCGAAGAACAATATGGTTGGAGAGTATCTGAACATTGTCCTGAAGCATTACGTATTCTGGATACAGAAGATTTGCATTGCCTGCGAAAAGGAAGACAACAAGCTTTTAAAGATCAGAACACATTTGACACTTCTTATGTGTTTAATGATGTCGCGAAACGTGAAATCGCTAGTATTTACAGATGCGATTTAAGCTTAATTATATCTGAAGCTGAAATAGATCTATTAACTCAAGTTTTTAAAGTTAACGATTCACTATTACATTATTTGCCGTTTTTATTAGATCCATTATCTGAGGTAGCTAAACTTGGTTTTCCTGAGTTTAAAGAACGAGATCATTTTGTTACAATAGGTAATTTTTTGCATCCACCAAACTATCAGTCAGTAGTGTATTTAAAAGAGCATATTTGGCCAGCAATACGTCAACAATTACCAAATGCTGAATTGCATATTTATGGAGCCTATGCATCTCAAAAAGTCACACAATTGCATAATGAAAAGCATGGGTTTTTAATTAAAGGTTATACTGAAATTGTTTCTGAAGTGATACAAAAAGCGAAAGTATGTTTGGCACCTTTGCAATTTGGAGCAGGATTAAAAGGTAAATTAATTGATGCTATGCAAAGCGGAACCCCTTGTGTTATGAGCTCTATTGCTGCGGAAGGCATGTTTGGAAACCATGAAGCTAACGGATTCATTACAGATAACGAAACCGAATTTGTGAATTCGGCGATTGCTTTACACACTAACGAAAGCATTTGGAACCAAACTCAAGAACATGGTTTTAAAGTGATTAATACACGTTTTCAACGTTCAGAGTTTCAAGCAAATTTTATTCAATTGATACACGATTTAAAGTCTGTTTTAATAACACATCGAAGAGAAAATTTTATTGGTCAAATGCTTCAGCATCACAATTTGCAAAGCACTAAGTTTATGAGTAAATGGATTGAGGAGAAAAATAAAGATAAATAA
- a CDS encoding heme-binding domain-containing protein has protein sequence MKLIKKILLALLVLFIIAQFFGPDKNEGDYASIESFLNETKPSTEVKGILKESCFDCHSSVTRYPWYNNITPVNYWLADHIKHGKGHFDVSKWDEYSVKKKDHKLDELIEMVEDKVMPLDSYTWTHSEAKLTDAQIKAVNDWAKGVRATYAAELSND, from the coding sequence ATGAAACTTATAAAAAAGATACTTTTAGCTTTACTTGTACTATTTATTATTGCACAATTCTTCGGGCCAGATAAAAATGAAGGAGATTATGCTTCCATAGAATCATTTTTGAATGAAACAAAACCTTCTACAGAGGTAAAAGGTATTTTAAAGGAAAGCTGTTTTGATTGTCATAGTAGTGTAACTCGTTATCCTTGGTATAACAACATCACACCAGTAAATTATTGGCTAGCAGATCATATTAAACATGGAAAAGGTCATTTTGATGTGTCTAAATGGGATGAGTATTCTGTTAAAAAGAAAGACCACAAACTTGACGAATTAATTGAAATGGTTGAAGATAAAGTCATGCCATTAGACTCTTATACTTGGACACATTCTGAAGCTAAATTAACTGATGCTCAAATTAAAGCCGTAAATGATTGGGCAAAAGGTGTCAGAGCGACTTATGCTGCTGAACTTTCTAATGACTAA
- a CDS encoding adenylosuccinate lyase gives MTTEQLYNELNYVNHSREKRLHYANLVISQPNLIPKLLTILFTVDDKISCRAAWVFEFMCGENLEAIIPYLDRFTQNIHKVHLDSAVRPVAKVCEYLVTANYAKTNNAIKTALNSDHKEKIVEACFDWMINDEKIAPKAYSMNVLYLLGKDIDWIHPELVMILERDYQMQSSGFKARARHILKKIKV, from the coding sequence TTGACCACAGAACAACTTTACAACGAATTAAATTACGTCAACCATTCGCGAGAAAAAAGGCTCCACTATGCTAATTTAGTGATTTCGCAACCTAACCTTATTCCTAAATTACTGACTATTTTATTTACTGTTGACGATAAAATATCGTGTCGTGCTGCTTGGGTATTTGAGTTTATGTGTGGTGAAAATTTAGAAGCAATTATTCCTTATTTAGACAGATTTACTCAAAACATACATAAAGTTCATTTAGATTCAGCTGTAAGACCAGTAGCAAAAGTTTGTGAGTACTTAGTAACAGCTAATTACGCAAAAACAAATAATGCAATTAAAACAGCTTTAAATTCTGACCATAAAGAAAAAATTGTGGAAGCTTGTTTTGACTGGATGATTAATGACGAAAAAATAGCACCAAAAGCCTATTCAATGAACGTTTTGTATTTGTTAGGAAAGGATATTGATTGGATTCACCCAGAATTAGTCATGATTTTAGAAAGAGATTATCAAATGCAGAGTTCAGGTTTTAAAGCAAGAGCAAGACATATTTTAAAAAAAATAAAAGTATAG
- a CDS encoding COX15/CtaA family protein, translating to MKKDNKRVIYWLLTGCVLIFIMVIVGGITRLTHSGLSISNYKLISGTLPPMNDVEWQDAFDLYKQYPEYQKLNTHFDLQDFKDIYFWEWIHRVIGRFIGMVFLIPFLYFVIKNQLSKATIKKAIMLLVLGGFQGFLGWYMVKSGLVDNPDVSHYRLSMHLTTAFITFAYTFWVALDLMFPIKKEIDEGVRNIIRIGLGILILQIIYGAFVAGLDAGFIHNHWPMMSEGKFMHETVYIEQSPLYKNFIEGKSGVQFVHRTLAYIVVAMILFIWYRAKQLILSSNQLYGINALLIMVGIQFLLGVLTIIYAVPVWLGVVHQIGAFLLLTAMTFTLHRFSK from the coding sequence ATGAAAAAAGACAATAAAAGGGTTATTTACTGGCTATTAACAGGCTGTGTTTTGATTTTCATTATGGTGATTGTTGGAGGAATAACCAGATTAACACATTCTGGATTATCAATCTCGAACTACAAATTGATTTCCGGAACCCTTCCTCCTATGAATGACGTTGAATGGCAAGACGCTTTTGATTTGTATAAACAATATCCAGAGTACCAAAAACTGAATACGCATTTCGATCTTCAAGATTTTAAAGACATTTACTTCTGGGAATGGATACATCGAGTTATAGGTCGATTTATTGGAATGGTCTTTTTAATTCCGTTTTTATACTTCGTTATAAAAAATCAACTCTCAAAAGCTACAATTAAAAAAGCAATAATGCTTCTGGTTTTAGGTGGCTTTCAAGGTTTTTTAGGTTGGTATATGGTAAAAAGTGGTTTGGTTGACAATCCAGATGTGAGCCATTATAGATTATCAATGCATTTAACAACTGCCTTCATTACTTTTGCTTATACATTTTGGGTGGCTTTAGATTTAATGTTTCCAATCAAAAAAGAGATTGACGAAGGTGTTAGAAACATCATAAGGATTGGTTTAGGCATACTCATCCTTCAAATAATTTATGGTGCTTTTGTGGCTGGTTTAGATGCTGGATTCATACACAACCATTGGCCAATGATGAGCGAAGGAAAATTCATGCACGAAACGGTTTATATAGAACAAAGTCCATTATATAAGAATTTTATTGAAGGTAAAAGCGGTGTTCAATTTGTACATAGAACTTTAGCCTATATTGTAGTCGCAATGATTTTATTCATATGGTATAGAGCAAAACAATTAATTCTTTCCAGCAACCAATTATATGGTATTAATGCCTTACTAATTATGGTTGGAATTCAGTTTTTACTAGGTGTATTAACCATAATTTATGCGGTTCCAGTTTGGTTAGGCGTAGTTCATCAAATTGGCGCATTTTTATTACTAACTGCAATGACATTTACTTTGCATCGTTTCAGTAAATAA
- a CDS encoding plasmid pRiA4b ORF-3 family protein, whose protein sequence is MIYRFRAILDNDTKEDIFRDIEIRETDSLEDLHNAITQSFGFDGLQMASFYISNEEWDQGEEISMFDVSEGHSSVRLMSETNLNQVVSKSQTKLIYVYDFMSMWTFLVELADIVEEVEASDYPNLMFAFGEIPDSAPEKTFEAENFDDLDDEFGDDLDLDDYEDLDFDENWN, encoded by the coding sequence ATGATATACAGATTTAGAGCCATACTAGATAACGATACTAAAGAAGATATTTTTCGTGATATAGAAATTCGCGAAACAGATTCTCTTGAAGATTTACATAATGCCATTACACAATCGTTTGGTTTTGATGGTTTACAAATGGCGTCTTTTTATATCAGTAATGAAGAATGGGATCAAGGTGAAGAAATCTCAATGTTTGATGTTAGTGAAGGACATTCATCAGTTCGATTAATGAGTGAAACTAATCTAAACCAAGTGGTGAGTAAGTCGCAAACAAAACTCATATACGTTTACGATTTTATGAGTATGTGGACATTTTTAGTAGAACTTGCTGATATCGTTGAAGAAGTTGAAGCTAGTGATTATCCGAATCTTATGTTTGCTTTTGGAGAAATTCCTGATTCTGCTCCTGAAAAAACCTTTGAAGCAGAAAACTTTGATGACCTTGATGATGAATTTGGTGATGATCTTGATCTTGATGATTATGAAGATTTAGACTTTGACGAAAACTGGAATTAA
- a CDS encoding ABC transporter ATP-binding protein produces the protein MEAILTINNLTKKFGYLTAVKNLSFTINKGNVYGILGPNGSGKSTTLGIVLNVVNKTEGNFHWFDGNVSTHNALKKVGAIIERPNFYPYMTAEQNLKLVCRIKDVGQSKINEKLEVVGLLDRKDHKFKTYSLGMKQRLAIASALLNDPEILILDEPTNGLDPQGIHQIRAIIKEIASKGTTILLASHLLDEVEKVCSHVVVLRKGEKLYSGRVDEMISSHGFFELKAEKHNELVTFLENNSSFGTVKIEDQLITAFLNEPMDSPAFNKLMFEKDIVLSHLVKRKESLEEQFLQLTDNNN, from the coding sequence TTGGAAGCTATACTAACCATTAACAATCTTACCAAAAAATTTGGTTACCTCACTGCTGTCAAAAATTTATCTTTTACGATTAATAAAGGCAACGTTTATGGCATTTTAGGGCCAAACGGAAGTGGAAAATCAACAACGCTTGGCATCGTTTTAAACGTCGTCAATAAAACTGAAGGAAATTTTCATTGGTTTGATGGAAACGTATCTACTCATAACGCTTTAAAAAAAGTTGGTGCTATCATTGAGCGCCCAAATTTTTATCCATACATGACTGCAGAACAAAATTTAAAATTGGTTTGCAGAATTAAAGATGTTGGTCAAAGTAAAATAAATGAAAAATTAGAGGTTGTTGGCTTATTAGATAGAAAAGACCACAAATTCAAAACCTATTCTTTAGGAATGAAACAACGTTTAGCTATTGCTTCTGCATTGCTTAACGATCCAGAAATTTTAATTCTTGATGAACCAACAAATGGGCTTGATCCTCAAGGGATTCATCAAATTAGAGCGATTATAAAAGAAATAGCCAGCAAAGGCACAACTATACTTTTAGCCTCTCACCTTTTAGATGAAGTTGAAAAAGTATGCTCTCATGTTGTCGTATTACGAAAAGGCGAAAAATTATATTCAGGTCGTGTTGACGAAATGATCTCTAGTCATGGCTTTTTTGAATTGAAAGCTGAAAAGCATAACGAATTGGTTACTTTTCTTGAAAACAATTCCTCTTTCGGAACTGTGAAAATTGAAGACCAACTGATCACAGCGTTTTTAAATGAACCAATGGATTCACCAGCGTTTAACAAACTTATGTTTGAAAAAGACATTGTGCTATCTCATTTAGTAAAACGTAAAGAAAGTTTAGAAGAACAGTTTTTACAGCTTACTGATAACAATAACTAA
- a CDS encoding ABC transporter permease subunit, with the protein MLRLLKLELQKLLLNRASKVLIFISFILPFFVIILSSLRIDFFGFFTLELGHYGLFNFPIVWHITTFFASQFKFFFAIVVVSMIGNEYSNKTIKQNLIDGLSKKEFILSKFYTIVFFSAIATFIIFIICLVIGLYYSSINEVSLIFRDTEFLFAYFLKLVGFFSLCLFLGMLVKRSAFALAFLFVLYILEWIIFGLITWQANLSIAEKIHNFFPLQSMYKLIDQPFQRIAISKAPNGQEFLYDFAVHWYEIAIVLGWTALFIFLSYRLLKKRDL; encoded by the coding sequence ATGTTAAGATTACTTAAACTAGAATTACAAAAACTATTACTCAACAGAGCGAGTAAAGTTTTGATATTCATATCATTCATACTTCCTTTTTTCGTCATTATTTTATCGTCATTACGAATTGACTTTTTTGGATTTTTTACATTAGAATTAGGACATTACGGACTTTTTAACTTTCCGATTGTATGGCATATCACAACCTTCTTTGCGTCACAGTTTAAATTCTTTTTCGCCATTGTTGTTGTAAGCATGATTGGCAATGAATACAGCAATAAAACCATTAAACAAAACCTCATTGATGGCTTAAGTAAAAAGGAGTTTATATTGTCTAAATTTTATACCATTGTATTCTTTTCTGCCATTGCAACATTTATAATATTTATTATTTGTTTGGTCATTGGACTATATTACTCTAGCATTAATGAAGTGAGTTTAATTTTTAGAGACACTGAATTTTTATTTGCATATTTCTTGAAACTAGTCGGCTTCTTTAGTCTATGTTTATTTTTAGGAATGTTAGTAAAACGTTCAGCTTTTGCTCTTGCATTTCTATTTGTATTGTATATTTTAGAATGGATTATTTTCGGACTAATTACATGGCAAGCTAATTTAAGTATCGCTGAAAAAATTCATAATTTCTTCCCGTTACAATCCATGTATAAGCTTATCGACCAACCCTTTCAAAGAATCGCAATTTCAAAAGCGCCAAACGGACAAGAATTCTTATACGACTTTGCAGTACATTGGTACGAAATTGCTATCGTTTTAGGTTGGACAGCACTTTTCATCTTTTTATCTTACAGATTATTAAAAAAGCGAGATTTGTAA
- a CDS encoding T9SS type B sorting domain-containing protein, which translates to MKKNPYLFLTLLLCSVFTYAQQEASYWYFGQNAGLRFNAGAGTVTAVTDGQINTLEGCTSISDTNGNLLFYSDGITIWNANHAPMTNGSVALGTGLKGDDSSTSSGLIVPKPQDSNYYYIFTVDEPHHNNTSAVPGGFENDGINDGLMYSLVDMTLDGGLGDVDGVEKNIPLVTYDPTDPLQTEYKCSEKITAVKADDCSSFWVISHFIDKFYAFKVTETGVETTPVVSTAGPTVPISGYRRNALGYLKASPDGSKLAVAHFGFATSPGDDAAGGVYLFDFDNDTGIVSNAIELYSPQNNDSPYGVEFSAENRKIYASINDGITGNGSSRILQWDLEAADIPNTQQTIHTSNTINAGAIQLGLDKRIYRVQFEFSGGGNSDRFIGVIPNPEADGAAAGYNETGVLLDINNSQNRGRIGLPPFIQSLFNSQVDIIQNGISTTELKLCTGDSYTLLADNIPGADYVWSKDGLPLPDTTFNLFVDSPGFYEVFIEQNNGECPIEGEAVVGIFDIPSATPPDTIVVCDDTEISSFDLAIQDAQILDVQDPIDYSVRYFTSQLDADNNENEIIGDYNNTETPQTMYARVENNGNPNCYATTTFNIDVYITPVIVTLNDVIVCDTDFNTDSMDGVTTLVLSDFNPDILGSQDDSLYTITYHPTQLDADDNTNALPNSYTNTIAYTEEIFVRIENNANTDCYSTDAFILTVNDAPEAINTTILQCDEDGIPEGFTTFNLNQFFDVITNSAPNRTINFYVSLADLENEEDELNPNAFDNYFNPHLIFALVTDTNTGCTNIAEITLQASSTASNDTFLEACDNDGTEDGFVNFNLIDIQNTILNGLPTGLDLTYYETYEDALIENNPLGTNFTNTIPYSQTIFARVENANACYGISAIELTVFELPNIVTQEELLYCLNDFPETITLTSGLIDDIPNNYYYEWSTGEDMFEIEVNEPGIYTVRVTNTDGCFKDRTITVLPSDIATITDIQITDATSNNTISVFVSGDGIYEYALDNIFGPYQDSNVFTNVDFGFHTVYVRDIENDCGISEEEVSVIGFPKFFTPNGDLNNEFWQVKGISQQFQPNTQIHIFDRYGKLLAEVDPLGPGWDGTLNGYNMPASDYWFAVTLQDGRVFKSHFSLRR; encoded by the coding sequence ATGAAAAAGAATCCCTATCTATTTCTTACACTACTGCTATGCAGTGTATTTACCTACGCACAACAAGAAGCATCCTATTGGTATTTTGGTCAAAATGCTGGCTTACGTTTTAACGCAGGAGCTGGAACCGTTACAGCTGTAACTGATGGTCAAATTAACACCTTAGAAGGTTGTACATCTATTTCAGACACAAATGGTAATTTATTGTTTTATTCTGATGGTATAACTATTTGGAATGCTAATCATGCTCCAATGACAAATGGTAGTGTAGCACTAGGTACAGGTCTTAAAGGTGATGACTCTAGCACATCTTCAGGGTTAATAGTACCAAAACCACAAGACTCCAATTATTACTATATATTCACTGTTGATGAACCTCATCATAATAACACATCTGCTGTTCCTGGTGGATTTGAAAATGATGGCATTAACGATGGCTTAATGTATTCATTAGTTGACATGACTTTAGATGGAGGGCTTGGAGATGTTGATGGTGTTGAAAAGAATATTCCTTTAGTTACTTACGATCCTACTGATCCTCTTCAAACCGAATATAAATGTTCTGAAAAAATCACAGCAGTTAAAGCCGATGATTGCTCTTCTTTTTGGGTGATTAGTCATTTTATAGACAAATTTTATGCTTTTAAAGTCACTGAAACAGGAGTAGAAACAACACCAGTGGTATCAACAGCTGGTCCAACAGTTCCTATATCAGGATATCGTAGAAATGCGCTTGGATATTTAAAAGCCTCTCCTGATGGATCTAAACTAGCCGTAGCTCACTTTGGATTTGCAACAAGCCCAGGAGATGATGCTGCAGGAGGTGTTTACTTATTCGATTTTGATAATGATACTGGAATTGTTTCAAATGCTATAGAATTATATAGTCCTCAAAACAATGATAGTCCGTATGGCGTAGAATTTTCAGCAGAAAATAGAAAAATTTATGCGTCTATAAATGATGGTATCACTGGAAATGGATCAAGTAGAATTTTACAATGGGATTTAGAAGCAGCAGATATTCCAAACACTCAACAAACAATACATACATCAAACACTATTAATGCTGGTGCTATACAACTCGGTTTAGACAAAAGAATTTATAGAGTACAATTCGAGTTTTCAGGTGGTGGTAATTCTGATCGTTTTATTGGTGTAATTCCAAACCCTGAAGCAGATGGAGCTGCTGCTGGTTATAATGAAACTGGAGTGTTACTAGATATTAATAATTCACAAAATAGAGGTCGTATTGGCTTACCTCCTTTTATTCAATCCTTATTTAATTCTCAAGTGGATATCATTCAAAATGGAATTAGCACAACCGAACTAAAACTATGTACAGGAGACAGTTACACATTATTAGCTGATAATATTCCTGGAGCAGATTACGTATGGTCTAAAGACGGACTGCCTTTACCAGATACCACTTTTAATTTATTTGTTGATTCGCCTGGATTTTATGAAGTTTTTATTGAGCAAAACAATGGTGAATGCCCAATTGAAGGCGAAGCTGTAGTTGGTATTTTTGACATCCCTTCTGCAACTCCACCAGACACTATTGTAGTTTGTGATGACACAGAAATTTCAAGCTTTGATTTAGCCATTCAGGATGCTCAAATTTTAGACGTTCAAGATCCAATAGATTACTCGGTTCGGTATTTTACAAGTCAGTTAGATGCAGATAATAATGAGAATGAAATTATTGGAGATTATAATAACACTGAAACGCCTCAAACCATGTATGCTAGAGTAGAAAATAATGGCAATCCTAATTGTTATGCTACTACAACATTTAATATAGACGTTTATATTACACCTGTAATTGTAACATTAAATGATGTGATTGTATGTGATACCGATTTTAATACAGATAGTATGGATGGTGTTACAACTTTAGTGCTTTCAGATTTCAATCCTGATATTTTAGGCTCACAAGATGACAGTTTATATACCATAACATATCATCCAACACAGTTAGATGCAGATGATAATACAAATGCATTGCCAAATTCATATACCAATACTATTGCATATACTGAAGAGATATTTGTTCGTATAGAAAATAATGCAAACACCGATTGTTATTCTACAGATGCATTCATCTTAACGGTTAACGATGCTCCTGAAGCTATAAACACGACCATTTTACAATGTGATGAAGATGGTATTCCTGAAGGATTTACAACCTTTAATCTTAACCAGTTTTTTGACGTAATTACAAATAGTGCTCCTAATAGAACCATAAACTTCTATGTGTCTTTAGCAGATTTAGAAAATGAGGAAGACGAACTAAATCCTAATGCCTTTGACAATTATTTCAATCCGCATCTCATTTTTGCCCTTGTGACAGATACCAATACTGGCTGTACTAATATTGCTGAAATCACACTTCAAGCGAGTTCAACGGCTTCAAATGATACATTTTTAGAAGCCTGTGACAATGATGGCACAGAAGATGGATTTGTTAATTTTAACCTTATCGACATACAAAACACCATCCTAAATGGATTACCAACTGGTCTTGATCTTACTTATTATGAAACCTACGAAGATGCACTTATAGAGAATAATCCATTAGGTACAAATTTCACCAATACAATTCCATATTCGCAAACCATATTTGCACGTGTTGAAAACGCAAATGCTTGCTACGGCATTAGTGCAATAGAATTAACCGTATTTGAATTGCCAAATATTGTCACTCAAGAAGAATTATTGTATTGCTTAAATGACTTTCCGGAGACTATTACATTAACTAGTGGTCTTATTGATGACATTCCTAATAATTATTATTACGAATGGTCTACAGGTGAAGATATGTTTGAAATTGAAGTCAATGAACCAGGAATCTATACTGTTCGTGTTACCAACACAGATGGTTGTTTTAAAGACCGAACGATTACTGTATTACCTTCAGATATTGCTACAATTACTGATATTCAAATTACAGATGCCACATCAAATAATACCATTTCAGTATTTGTGTCTGGAGATGGAATTTATGAATATGCCTTAGATAATATTTTTGGTCCTTATCAAGACAGTAATGTGTTTACCAATGTAGACTTTGGATTTCATACAGTTTATGTTCGTGACATTGAAAATGATTGTGGTATTTCTGAAGAAGAAGTCTCAGTGATAGGATTCCCAAAGTTTTTCACACCAAATGGAGATCTAAATAATGAGTTTTGGCAAGTAAAAGGTATATCGCAACAATTTCAACCTAATACACAAATACACATATTTGATCGTTATGGAAAACTTCTAGCTGAAGTAGACCCACTTGGTCCTGGTTGGGATGGAACGTTAAACGGTTACAATATGCCTGCTAGTGATTATTGGTTTGCTGTAACACTTCAAGATGGTCGAGTTTTTAAAAGTCATTTTTCGTTAAGACGGTAA
- a CDS encoding gliding motility-associated C-terminal domain-containing protein, whose protein sequence is MRFSKFVIFSFIFAISFSSYSQDIELFQQFNGRYDYTAIGNTLNNSENGNFSPCDILTTSSADLSLATNQNIVAAYLYWAGSGPGDFDIEFNGIPIIPDRTFSNVYNNKVYFSAFTDITLIIQNLGNTTYTVSEFDLTEIIAPYCSNLSGSNFGGWAITVIYEDPNLPLNQLNIYDGLQRVPDNITITLDNLNVLDNEDAKIGFIAWEGDAGLAVNEQLTINGNIIGNPPLNPTNNAFNGTNSFTGATDLYNMDIDVYDIQNNISIGDNSAIIELTSGQDLVFINNIITVLNSQLPDATIMLNDYTINCGDQNINIEYTVFNTNSTDPLPANTQIAFYADNELVGQSVTLNDIQINDFEIGTISLLIPESVGDSFVLSLVVDDNGTGIGAITEINETNNSFEIQLDLLVIPPIEFLPEVQSCNEAFSSAVFNLVDIFNEHNITVSNNISFYANLSDLELNTNEINVPENYNNTSNPQTIYVKIDNPPCYEIYTFDVLVENCPPHIPQGFSPNNDNTNDWFNIQGLYDIFEKHELKIYNRYGTLIFEGNNDNPWYGLINRGLNNHGKIVPVGTYFYTINFNDTNYESQVGWVYVNY, encoded by the coding sequence ATGAGGTTTAGCAAATTTGTAATTTTTAGTTTCATTTTCGCTATATCATTTTCTTCATATAGTCAAGATATTGAATTATTTCAACAATTTAATGGTCGATATGACTATACTGCAATTGGAAATACACTCAACAATTCTGAAAATGGCAACTTCTCTCCTTGTGATATTTTAACAACGTCTTCTGCAGATTTATCTTTAGCTACTAATCAAAATATAGTTGCTGCCTATTTATATTGGGCTGGTTCAGGACCTGGAGACTTTGATATTGAATTTAATGGAATTCCTATTATTCCAGATAGAACGTTTAGTAATGTATATAATAATAAAGTTTACTTTTCTGCTTTTACAGACATCACCTTAATCATTCAAAATCTAGGCAATACAACCTATACAGTTTCCGAATTTGATCTTACTGAAATTATAGCACCTTACTGCTCAAATTTAAGTGGAAGTAACTTTGGTGGTTGGGCAATTACTGTAATTTATGAAGACCCAAACCTCCCATTAAATCAATTAAACATTTATGATGGATTACAAAGAGTACCAGATAATATAACAATAACATTAGATAATTTGAATGTTTTAGACAATGAGGACGCAAAAATTGGCTTTATTGCTTGGGAAGGAGATGCAGGACTCGCTGTTAATGAACAGTTAACGATTAACGGCAATATAATTGGTAATCCACCATTAAACCCAACAAATAATGCCTTTAACGGAACCAATAGTTTTACTGGTGCTACAGATTTATATAATATGGATATTGACGTCTATGATATTCAAAACAATATTTCCATAGGTGACAATTCTGCCATAATAGAACTAACTTCTGGTCAAGATTTAGTATTCATTAATAATATCATTACAGTACTTAACAGTCAACTTCCTGATGCTACAATTATGCTTAATGACTATACTATTAATTGTGGTGATCAAAATATAAATATAGAATACACCGTTTTTAATACCAATAGTACAGACCCATTACCTGCAAATACACAAATTGCTTTTTATGCAGATAATGAATTAGTTGGACAATCGGTTACCTTAAATGATATACAAATAAATGATTTTGAAATCGGAACTATTTCTCTTTTAATACCAGAAAGCGTTGGTGATTCCTTTGTCTTATCATTAGTTGTTGATGATAACGGAACAGGTATTGGTGCAATTACTGAAATTAATGAGACGAATAATAGTTTTGAAATTCAACTTGATTTATTAGTTATTCCTCCTATTGAATTTTTACCAGAAGTTCAGTCATGTAATGAAGCGTTTAGTTCGGCTGTATTTAATTTAGTTGATATTTTTAATGAACATAATATTACTGTATCAAACAATATAAGTTTCTATGCTAATCTTTCAGATTTAGAATTAAATACTAATGAAATTAATGTCCCAGAAAACTATAATAATACTAGCAACCCTCAAACCATCTATGTCAAAATCGATAATCCGCCTTGCTATGAGATTTACACATTTGATGTTTTAGTTGAAAATTGTCCACCTCATATTCCACAAGGGTTTTCACCAAATAATGATAACACAAACGATTGGTTTAACATTCAAGGCCTCTATGATATATTTGAAAAACATGAACTAAAAATATATAATAGATATGGTACTCTTATTTTTGAAGGGAATAATGATAACCCTTGGTATGGTTTAATTAACAGAGGTCTTAATAATCATGGCAAAATTGTTCCAGTTGGCACCTATTTTTATACTATAAACTTTAACGATACTAATTATGAATCACAAGTAGGATGGGTTTATGTAAACTATTAA